The region ATTGTGAACTTGAGTTTcacgaagaaggaggatcacctaaTTACCTTTCGGAGCGCAaaagccaagactcagattgactttctgctgcttaggaagggggatagggtgctatgtaaggactgtaaggtcattttGAACGAGCACCTCTCAACCCAGCATATTCTGTTAGTGATGGACTTGTCTAtcaagaagataaagaagaaatggGTCGGGGAAGGTTGatctagaattaagtggggtaaCTTGACGCCAGAAAGTGCACTGAAGATAGGGGGAAAGGTGCGGGTATGGAAGCGTGAGAGTGCAGAGGGGACGTGGATGCTATGTGGGATGGGGCGGCCAGCTGCATCACAGAGACTGCTAAAGGTGTGTTGGGTTTTTCGAGGGGCCGAGCAGGTCgacataagggggactggtgatggaatgaagaagtgaagaagaaagtggagatcaAGAAGGGGgcatatgttaagttgattgagagtaaagatgaagaagagaaatgGGTGAATAAAGAGGGGTACAAGGTagctaggaaagaggctaagttggAAGTTACGGTTGCCAAGTATGCAACATTTGAATGTTTGTATGctgggttagaggagaaaggaggggaTAAGAGATTGTATAGTCTTGCAAAAGTATGAGagcggaagggtcgtgacctagatcaagtgaagtgcattaagagAGAGGATAGTAGTGTTCTGGTGGAGAATGCTCACATTAAGAAAAGATAGCAGGActactttcatagacttttgaacgagGAAGGAAATAGAGGCATTGAGCTAGGGGAGCTGGAGCATTCGGAGGAAAGCCGTGATTTCAGCTACTGCAggcgttttaaggtagaggaggtcaaAGAGGCAATTTGTAAGATGcagaggggtagggcgacggcACCGAACGAGATTtcgatggatttttggaagtatgcaGGAGGGGCAGGGCTTAGGTGGTTGACGAATTTGTTTAACGGTATTTTCAAGACTGCGAGAATACCTGAGGCTTGAAGATAGAGTACGATGATTTCGCTTTacaaaaacaagggtgacattcagagttgcaacaactataggggtattaagctgttgagtcacactatgaagatttgggtgaaagtggttgagcggagattgaaGAGGGTTGTGCCTGTttcagagaatcagtttggatttatgcctggtcgttcAATGATAGAGGCAATCTATTTGGTGAGGaaattggtggagcagtatagataAAGGAAGAGGGACTTACACTTGGTGTTCATCGACCAAGAAAAAGCGTATGATAAAGTCTCAaaggaggttctttggaggtgtttAGAGGTGAGAGGGGTCCTGGTGGCATACACCAGagttattaaggacatgtacggtGGAGTGAAAACCAGGGTGAGGACGGTGGGAGGAGACTCAGACCATTTTCTGATCGATACAGGGTtacatcagg is a window of Capsicum annuum cultivar UCD-10X-F1 unplaced genomic scaffold, UCD10Xv1.1 ctg67926, whole genome shotgun sequence DNA encoding:
- the LOC107854952 gene encoding uncharacterized protein LOC107854952 encodes the protein MKIKLVFGGVTLHVCSVYALQMGLKEEVKARFWEDLDEVVRSVPSTEKIVIERDFNGHIGILPGGYDDVYGGFGFGVRNGKRTALLDFARAFELIGGKVRVWKRESAEGTWMLCGMGRPAASQRLLKKKVEIKKGAYVKLIESKDEEEKWVNKEGYKVARKEAKLEVTVAKYATFECLYAGLEEKGGDKRLYSLAKDYFHRLLNEEGNRGIELGELEHSEESRDFSYCRRFKVEEVKEAICKMQRGRATAPNEISMDFWKYAGGAGLRWLTNLFNGIFKTARIPEA